One Deltaproteobacteria bacterium DNA segment encodes these proteins:
- the rimM gene encoding 16S rRNA processing protein RimM, whose protein sequence is MKDLSPDRLLLIGKVVRPHGIEGLMRIISYAESEGTFMKAGIIFLQSPSGEPHEFEFISIRPHKNAHLLRLKGVASREEAEKYKGWGIFIKKDTLKSLGNDEFYWHELIGLKVYSNRGRFLGTLDHILPTGANDIYVVREEGKEILIPAIRDVVEEVNLAERKMIVSEMEGLLELNEV, encoded by the coding sequence CCCCACGGAATCGAAGGGCTCATGAGGATCATATCCTATGCTGAATCCGAAGGGACCTTCATGAAAGCGGGCATCATCTTCCTACAATCTCCCTCAGGAGAACCCCACGAATTCGAATTCATATCCATAAGGCCCCATAAAAACGCCCATTTGTTGCGTTTAAAAGGGGTGGCCTCCAGGGAGGAGGCCGAAAAATACAAGGGATGGGGTATCTTTATTAAAAAGGATACCTTGAAATCATTAGGAAACGACGAGTTTTACTGGCACGAGCTTATCGGCCTTAAAGTGTATTCTAATAGGGGTCGATTCCTGGGCACCCTGGATCACATCCTCCCGACCGGCGCCAACGACATTTACGTCGTTCGGGAAGAGGGAAAAGAGATCTTGATCCCCGCAATCCGTGATGTTGTGGAGGAAGTCAATCTCGCCGAACGGAAGATGATCGTATCCGAGATGGAAGGATTGTTGGAATTGAATGAGGTTTGA